The Leptospira paudalimensis region TGCGATTTTATAATCTCTATTATCGGGAAAACGAAAGAAGTATTGTCCAAAATGGATGATACCAAAAATGATAATTCCACCTGTTATCCAACGATGGTAAGAGGCAATCGGATGGTAATAAAAGGCTCCGAGTAAATACCCAAATTGAAAAAGAGCTAAAAACAAACATGCTAAGGCAAGGTGTTTGGTTGCGACAGTTTTGTCTTTGAGCGAGAAAAAGAATGTCGACAAGACCGCAAGGAGGACAGTGACAATTAAACTACCGAATGTATAATAATTTGTTAGTATGTGGTCAACGGATAATGTGCTTTCCATAGGGTCTTCTAGATGTTAATTTAATACGAAATCGTAACAGGAGGATATGTGAAATCAATTCATTTTCCACCGTCCCCGAGCAAATCAGAACTGTACTTTTTTGCTCGGAGGTAAGGGGAAATGTCTAACGGGTAACGATGAAACAATCAATTCCGTCGTATTTTAATTTTGATTTGAGGGATTCTGCCTTCGCACGGTCCGAAAAATCACCAACTTGAACGACATATTTGCCATCTCTCGGTGTGACAAAGACTGTTTGGTTGTATTCAGATTTAATTGTCTCTTGGTACTTAATCGCTCGTTCTTTTTCTTGGAAAACACCAACTTGTACTGTGAATCCTTTGCCAGTTACCAATGGTTTTGTAGCACCAGGTTTGACAGGAGTGAGTTTTTCTGGTTTTGTTGGCGCATCATCTAAAAGGTCAGAATCATCCAAGTCATCTGCCAATTCATCCTCACCTTTTTTTAATACCTTAATTCCAACCTTAGTCACACCTTTGTCTTTAAATTCTAAGATTTCTGCAGTTTTCTCAGAGACATCAACGATCCTTTCATCCACAAATGGACCTCTATC contains the following coding sequences:
- the mpl36 gene encoding RlpA family plasminogen-binding lipoprotein MPL36 produces the protein MQRLILITILLWFVSCSSADATRRDYSASGDPEDIFFERSQKSKPASSNDPVARSIMDDLDAKSKPSTTSPQAELPTKKPTTQFDEVGLSSWYGQKFQGRPTASGEPFDRMKMTGAHRTLPIGTVVKIQNLENQKEAVVRINDRGPFVDERIVDVSEKTAEILEFKDKGVTKVGIKVLKKGEDELADDLDDSDLLDDAPTKPEKLTPVKPGATKPLVTGKGFTVQVGVFQEKERAIKYQETIKSEYNQTVFVTPRDGKYVVQVGDFSDRAKAESLKSKLKYDGIDCFIVTR